In Paraglaciecola sp. T6c, the sequence CAAACTCCACTCGCTCGTTGCGTAAGTCGATCACTAGCGTTTCAGAAATTTTGTCTTGGATTGCTTGGCGGTTAGGATCCCAGTAAATTTGTAAAAATCCCAAGAGCCCTGTCGCGATCCCTGCGCCATAACCACCATAGCGGCCAAAGCTTTCCCATAAATTCAAACTACTACCATCCAGCTTAATGACTTGAATACCGAGTAAACGCTTACCAGGGGTTTGTCCGTGCCACCAAGCGGTGAAAATACTAAAATAAAAGGCCGCCCAGCCAAACCCAAGGCCAAGATCGGCAGCTATTCCTTGTACCCAAGCTAAAAGACTCGGTGGCGATGAGCCCTGTGCACGTGGGCCCTCTATTTCGCTCAAGGTATCAAAAAAGGATTGAGCGTTTTCTTTTTGTTCAGCGCTTTGGCCAGCTTTTTTACTTTCATCGTTAGTATCAAGGTTGTCAGGGAGAGCCTCACCTTCAGTACGTGCTTTAACGGCGTTTTCAAAGTCAATATTGTTCACCTCACTTTGATCAATTTCGCTTTGTTTTATATCGCTTTGTTTTGTATCGCTTTTGCTATACATGCGCTCATACGTTTGTGTCATGGCAACCTCTAGCTGGCTTTTTTGCTGAGGAGATAAATCGTCACTGACTGCATCGCGATACCCACTAAACAAATTTTCAGCAACCTTTTTATCTATGGGCATAGTCGCTAAATCCGTCGCGAGTTTTTCACCTACAGTCGTCCAGCAAACTAACGGCTCAATGCACTTACCGTATTCGATGTCTTTAGCCACGCTTTTGGTTTCAAATAGATATTTCGCGGTTAACCCTATCAAAGCTAAATTTTCGACCTTGTCCAACTCTACATCGCCGAGTACATCGTCTTCGACTAATTCTGAGCGTATTTTTTGATTTTCGTCTGGGGTTTCTATTACCTCCTGCACGAACTCAATACTCTGTGCAGCAATTAAAAACAGTAAAATGGCCGTGACAAATCGCAGCGAAATTCGCGCGACATTAAAGCGTTTTTTCTTCTTTAAGCGATTTCCCGCACGAAAAAAGGTCACAGCGGCAATAAGTGCCAGCAAAATGTTACTTGCCTGACTTAATAAGCCAATAAGTGCGGCATCTATAATTAGTGCAAACGCGCGTTTGATAGGGCGCGCTAGGGGCGTACCGAAAAGGGACTTAGAAACGTGAAACGCATAGGGCGTGACCATATTGCGTGTTTCTTTTTGGGTTAAATGAGCGGGATTTTCGGGCGCGTCTTCGGTAGCTGATTGTATTGGTTCGCTCACGCGCCCACCTTTTTTATTTCTTGTGTAGCGCTTTTATTGCCTCCCCTAAGCCGTCGATCGTCAAGGGATACATGCGCTGTTCCATAATGTCCTGCATGATACCGATAGAGGCATAGTAATTCCAATATTGTTGAGGCTGCGGATTTAACCAAATACCATGTTTGAAATGCTCCAAAATACGTTGCATCCAAAGGGCACCAGGCTCTTCGTTCCAGTGCTCAACACTGCCACCAGGATAGGTAATTTCGTAAGGGCCCATGGTGGCATCACCGACGAAAATCACTTTATAGTCAGCGCCATATTTGTGAATAACATCAAACACTGACATGGTTTCCTTGCCCCGGCGTTTGTTGTCTTTCCACACGCCCTCGTACACGCAGTTATGAAAATAGAAATACTCTAAATGCTTAAATTCCGTGTGCGCCGCCGAGAATAACTCTTCACACTCTTTAATGTGGGCGTCCATTGAGCCCCCCACGTCAAAAAACATCAACACCTTGATGGCATTGCGCCGGATAGGCATCATTTGAATATCAAGCAAGCCTGCGTTTTTAGCTGTGCCCTCTATGGTGTGAGGCATATCTAGCTCTTCGCTGGTGCCACTTCTGGCAAATTTACGCAGCTTACGCAGGGCAACTTTTATGTTCCTAGTGCCCAGTTCAACATTGCCTGCTAAGTCTTTGAACTCACGCTTATCCCAAACCTTGGCTGCCGAAAAATTACGATTTTTGTCTTGCCCTATCCGCACACCTTCAGGATTGTAGCCATTTGCCCCAAAAGGTGATGTGCCACCAGTGCCAATCCACTTATTGCCACCTTGATGGCGTTTCTCTTGTTCGGCAAGGCGTTCTTTTAGGGTTTTCATCAACTCGTCTAAGCCACCAAGGGCTTTTATTTTAGCCTTTTCTTCTTCACTAAAATGACGCTCAATTTCTTTACGTAACCATTCTTCTGGAATGTCTTTGCCGAATAAGTCGATTTGCTGCACACCTTCAAAGTAATCTGCGAAGGCTTTATCGAATTTGTCATATTGGCTTTCATCTTTGACTAAACACAAGCGGGCCAAATAATAAAATGCTTCAATATCGGCAAACACCACGCCAGCTTGTAAAGCACGCAATAAGTCCATGAGTTCACTTAAGCTGGTTTTGAGCTTGTACTCTCTTAGCTTAAAAAAGAAATCAACCAACATTAGCGGCGCGCCATAAATACCAGTTTTTCAAAAAGATGAATATCTTGCTCATTTTTAAGCAATGCACCGTAAAGAGGAGGGATGGACTTTTTGCTGTCTTTGTCTTTTAGGGCCTCAGGAGAAATATCTTCTGCCACGAGTAGCTTCAACCAATCGATCAACTCAGAGGTAGATGGCTTTTTCTTTAAACCTGGAATATCACGTAAGTTAAAAAATGACTCCAGCGCTTGGCTCAGCAGATCTTTTTTGATGTCAGGGAAGTGAACATCCACAATGCGGCGCATTTCGTCTTGCTCTGGAAACTGAATGTAGTGAAAGAAACAACGACGCAAAAATGCATCAGGCAGTTCTTTTTCATTATTAGAGGTAATGATCACGATTGGGCGTTGCGCCGCTTTTATCGTTTCGCGTGTCTCGTAAACAAAGAACTCCATCTTATCCAGTTCTTGCAGTAAATCGTTGGGAAACTCGATATCGGCTTTATCAATCTCATCAATCAGTAGTACGGGTCGGTTGGTGTTTTCAAAGGCGTGCCACAGCTTGCCTTTAACGATGTAATTTTTAATGTCGTGTACTTTGTCATCACCGAGTTGAGAATCACGCAATCGGGACACGGCATCATATTCGTATAATCCCTGTTGCGCTTTAGTGGTCGACTTAATATGCCATTGAATCAACTCAGTGCCTAAACTTGCCGCGAGCTCCTCTGCTAGCATGGTTTTGCCTGTTCCAGGCTCTCCCTTAATCAATAATGGGCGCTCTAATGTGATCGCCGCATTCACTGCCAGTCTTAGCTCATCGCTAGCAATATAGTTACTCGTTCCATTAAAAGACATCAATACCTCGGTTTATTCGTTGGGTTAATTGACCACTGCTGTTAGAAGCAGTAAAGCCATAGATACATTATTTATTAGGGGAATTACGCCCGATTTGAACTGCCTACAAAGACGAGTGTCATTACATACGCAACTTTATTTATGCAATAGTTAAGCGTGAGCGCAGGTCAATTACCAATGAATAATGCTTAGAGTTAACTATTTCCATAAGATATAGCTAAAAAGCACTTTGAATTTGGTCACTTCGCCTTAATCTAAGTAACTTGGCCATAGGTGTTAGCAAAACCTAAGGCGCGACACAGTTTAAAATTCTCAGACAGAAAGTGCCATTAACGAATAAGTATAAACTTACGTCAGCTTAACGACAGACGTAACAAATTAGGCACTACCCAGACCCCAGAAAGGAAAATTTATGCAAGTTTATGACGACAATTCCCTCGCTATCGGTAAAACCCCGCTGGTTAAATTAAACCGTGTTACTGGTGGTAACGTCTATGCAAAAATCGAATCCCGCAATCCGAGCTTCAGCGTAAAATGTCGCATTGGCGCCAACATGATTTGGGACGCTGAAAAACGCGGAATATTAACCAAAGACAAAGAATTGATTGAAGCAACCAGTGGTAATACTGGGATCGCATTGGCATTTGTAGCGGCTGCTCGTGGCTACAAAATTACCTTAACCATGCCAAGCTCTATGAGCCTTGAACGTCGTAAGTTGCTAAAAGCACTGGGGGCGAATCTCGTATTAACCGAAGCAGCTAAAGGCATGAAAGGTGCAATTGCTGCTACTGAAGAGCTTATTGCGTCAGCGCCGGGCAAGTATGTACCGTTACAACAGTTTGAAAACCCAGCGAACCCCGAAATTCATGAAAAAACCACAGGCCCAGAGATTTGGAATGACACTGACGGAAAAGTCGATATTTTCGTAGCAGGTGTTGGCACAGGCGGTACCATTACGGGTGTAAGTCGTTACCTTAAAAATACCCAAGGTAAAGCCATTACCTCTGTTGCGGTTGAGCCAACTGATTCTCCTGTTATCACCCAAGCGAAAGCCGGTGAGCCATTAACTCCAGGCCCGCACAAAATTCAAGGCATTGGCGCGGGTTTTATTCCTGGCAACCTTGATTTGGATATTATCGACGCCGTTGAGCAGGTAACCAACGAAGAAAGTATGGAGATGGCGCATCGATTGATGAAAGAGGAAGGTATTTTAGTGGGGATTTCCTCAGGCGCCGCAGTCGCAGCGGCCAAACGCTGGGCAGAAAAACCAGAAAACGCCGACAAAGTTATCGTTGTCTTACTCGCAAGCGCCGCTGAGCGTTACTTGAGTAGCCCACTTTTCGCGGGCGAATTTGGTGATACCGAAGAAGTACAATAGGCTCAAGCTATACTGCGTAAACTCAGCGCTTAGAAGAAAGTAAAAGGGAGGCATTTTTGCCTCCCTTTTACTTTCTAGATATCGCAGGTACACTCAACATTGTTATTTTCAACATGTAGAACATTTATGCATTTATCACGTTCACTCTCTTTCATCGCCCTGCTACTCAGCTTTTTTGCACTTAGCGCCTGTGACGACACCACTAAAACGGGGGCTGGTAAATATGGCATGATGGACACCAATATACCCGAATACGCTGCAGTGCAGTTTTTCAGCCATATCTATGAGGATGACAATATCGAAGGCGCGCTTGATTTTGCTAGCCCTAAAATGGCTCGATTAATGAAGTCTTATCGTATTAATCGCAACGTTCAGCGCCACGTACTCAATATGGCATACGACAAAGTTGAAATTAAGCCCAACGCAACCAATGCAGGGCGCAACGAGTTTGCAAAAGAAGCCAGCGTAGCCTTATTTTTTGAAGGCACACTTAACGGTGAGATTGTTAAAGATTTGCGCACGGTAAAACTTGTTCGCATCAAAAAAGCATGGAAGGTAGACGAAGTCAGTGTCGAATGATGTGCATGTGCTTGCACCGATTCTCCTGCTTTGCTTACTGCTGAGCCATTTAATCGGTAAGTGACTTCTATCATCGACAATTTACTCAGATGTATAAAATATGCTTGAGTCTATTTCGTTGCAGCAAGGGCGTAAACTTGTATTGCACGCCCAAGGCCTGCCAAGTAAAAGCCGCTCTGGCGATCCGGTAACCCATTCTTTACACTCCCTAGAAGCCTTGGGGTATGTACAAATTGATACCATTAGCGCTGTTGTGCGCGCCCACCACCATACGTTATGGAATCGAAATCCCCGTTACCATTGTGACCACCTAACGCAACTGATTGCCAACAAGCAGGCATTTGAGTATTGGTCCCACGCGGCTGCGTACCTTCCTATGAAAGATTACCGCTACAGCTTGCTGCGCAAAAATGCGCTGGCAAACGGTACGCTTGATCATTGGTATCCCAGAAATCCTAAATTAATGGCTCACGTGCTCAGGCGCATTCACGCTGAAGGGCCTTTGATGGCTAAAGATTTCGAGAGTGCAAGTACGGCGTTCAAATCAAAGCCAAAAGACTGGGCGAGTAAACCTGCCAAACAAGCGTTAGAGTACTTGTTTATGCAAGGGGATTTGATGATAAAGGAGCGGGTTAATTTTCATAAAGTATATGAGTTAACCGAACGGGTTTTACCCAGCGATGTGGATGTACATCCCCCCAGCGAACAAGACTATTGGCGTTTTTTGATAACCCGATTTTTAAGCGCAAATGGGCTAGGACAAGCGAGCGAAATAGCTTATTTGCGCAAGCATACCAAGACGGGTATAAAACAAACTATCAATATCATGTTAGAAGCGGGCGAACTCATTGAGCTTGACGTAGCAGGTCTCCGCTATTATGCGTTGCACAGCCAGCTAGACGCCCTTAATACCCCTATAAAACGCAGTCAGCTGCACATTTTGTCGCCGTTTGATAATTTGCTTATTCAACGTAAGCGTATGCAAACCCTGTTTACATTCGACTACTTATTAGAATGCTATGTACCTGCCCACAAGAGGCAGTTTGGTTATTTTTCTCTGCCTATTTTATGGGACACCAGGCTCGTTGCCAGAATGGATTGTAAAGTCGATCGAAAAGGCAAGGTCTTGCACATTCATCATTTAGTGCTTGAAGCGAGTTTACGTAAGCTCGATGCGTTTCATCAGGCGCTGAATAAAAGCTTGAAAGCATTTATAGCATTTAATCACTGCCAAACCTATCTCTTGCATAAGACTACCCATTTATCCTAACCTTGCATTGACCCCCCAGTAGATAATGAGCACAAAATGAAAACTAACTTTAGAAAAAACATTCGATTTGTGGTGCTAAAAGAATTGGCGCGAGCATTAGACGCACGGCGTAAAGGCAACTATTTACAGGAATTCGCCCACCTGGAACATGCTCATGTGCTGGGTCAGAATTCAACGTATTGGCATACTAAAGTTCATTGTTTGATGTTTGCTTGGGCAAAACGCCAAGCAGATAAAAAAGAATGTATTGGGCAGTTATTGCGCATCGTAGGTGCCGTGAGTAAAACGGCAGTGGGCGCCCTGCCCCAAGGCAACACAGGGGGGAGTAATATCAGCCCTTTTAAATCACTTCCATTACAGGAACGTCACGCAAGAGCAATCGCGCGTGCCCAGGCGCCTCGTTAACGACACGCTAGTTCACTGATAATGACATTATTGCTTGCGATGAGATTTCTCTAACTGGTTATGCTCAATAAATTTAAAAATATCACGCCAACTTAAGATCCCGATGGGCTTGTTATTTATATTGACGATAGGTAAGCAAGAAATTGAGTATCGATTGAAGGCTTTAATCGCCTCCAGCAAGCCACTTTTTGGAGATAAACAAACAGGGTCGCGAGTCATGATCTGATGAGCAGGCTTTTTCAAATAAGCTAAGTCTTTACTTGTCTCTGATGCCGTACCGACAGCAGGGCTGATGGCTTTAAGTAAATCGCGATCTGAAATAATGCCAACTAACTGGCCCTTGTCTACTACCAACAAATGATGAAATCGATGATGTTCAAAAAGTACCCTTACGTGAGCTAACGTGTCGTCCATATTGATACTCACCACTTCTACTGACATTAACTTGTCTACTTGCATGCTCCGGGTTCCTTATTTATGAGTATTGGCATTCTTTGTAACGGGTGATAGTCATCATAAGCCTCACACTGTCGGTGTAAGCCACTGCTTGAGCGGAAATTTTTCATTATTTGCCAAGATGATCATCGCTATTTAGGATACGCCAATTAAAATGGGCTTGACAATATTTGCGCTGTCGTCCCCTAATTTGCTAAACATGTGAAACAAGATAGGGCTAGAGCCGTTCTGGTTTTATTGAAGTACTGCGAAGAATTATTTAATGCGACAGCAAACGAATTAGTCAAAGACGTCGACCTACCATGACTTGCTTAACGCTTGTGAGTAAGATGTCGCACTTATGCCGAACGAAAATGCCTATTTACTTAAACCCCAGTTGAGAGTCCTTGATGTTACGACTACCCTACGCTTTGCCCCACTCCCTTGGGCCAATCATAATTTGTGTCATCGCGACCATGCTTTTTATCGCTGAGCCTTCCAGTAGCACCTGGCTAGCATTCGACCGTGAGTCCATAAACCAAGGTCAATGGTGGCGGGCACTAACGGGTAACTTTTTACACACCAATTTTAATCACCTCTTGCTCAATCTGGCGGCCGTAGTTTTGCTCTGGTCACTCCACGGTCAGTATTATCACACCGCTCATTACTTGCTAATGTTGGGGTTGTTTTCGTTCGGCGTCAGTGCGGGGATTTATTATTTTGAACCAGAAATGCAATGGTATGTCGGGCTATCAGGCATTTTACACGGTGTTTTTGTATGGGGCGCCTATCAGGATATCAAGTACGGCGTCACTAGCGGCTGGATCTTAATGGTCGGTGTATGGGCAAAAATAGCAAACGAACAAATCGCAGGCCCAAGTGGGAGCATCGCCGAGCTTATTGATGCAAACGTAGCCATTGATGCACATTTATTTGGGGCTTTTTGTGGGCTCCTAGTCATTATTTGTTCACTTATCAAACAGCAAAAAAACGGCTAAGCTTGTGGTTACATTCGCAGTGCCCATTAAAGTATTGCACTAGGAAATAGCATAAGGAACGTACATGAGCCAAGCGATAAACCTAACGGGACATTGCCTATGCAAGGCAATAAAAATAGCAGTGAGTGATGTCAAACCTCATATGGAAGCCTGTCACTGTTCGTCATGTCGTGCCTGGGGCGGCGGCCCGCTGTTGGGCATTGATTGCGGTACACACGTCACGCTAACCTCTGAGGATGACGTTAGCGTGTTTGACTCATCCGAATGGGCACAGCGCGGGTTTTGCCGCCACTGCGGTAGCCACCTTTTTTACCGCTTAAAAGAAAACCAACAATACATCATGCCAGTGGGCTTATTCGACATACCAGAGGGAGTCAAAGTTGAGTTTCATTGCCAAATTTTCAGTGATGAAAAGCCCAACTATTACGACTTTGCGAATCAAACTAAAATGATGACGGGCGAAGAAGTGTTTGCCGCGTTTGCACCGAAAGAGTAGCTGTTTTATGGCCTAAAAAATACCACTAAGCTGTGATGTGAGTCGAGCTTAGTGCTTATTTTTCGATAAAAAAGCCCGCTGAACATACGTTCAACGGGCTTTCTCACAACTGAATTTATTAAGCAGGTTACTTG encodes:
- a CDS encoding vWA domain-containing protein, encoding MLVDFFFKLREYKLKTSLSELMDLLRALQAGVVFADIEAFYYLARLCLVKDESQYDKFDKAFADYFEGVQQIDLFGKDIPEEWLRKEIERHFSEEEKAKIKALGGLDELMKTLKERLAEQEKRHQGGNKWIGTGGTSPFGANGYNPEGVRIGQDKNRNFSAAKVWDKREFKDLAGNVELGTRNIKVALRKLRKFARSGTSEELDMPHTIEGTAKNAGLLDIQMMPIRRNAIKVLMFFDVGGSMDAHIKECEELFSAAHTEFKHLEYFYFHNCVYEGVWKDNKRRGKETMSVFDVIHKYGADYKVIFVGDATMGPYEITYPGGSVEHWNEEPGALWMQRILEHFKHGIWLNPQPQQYWNYYASIGIMQDIMEQRMYPLTIDGLGEAIKALHKK
- a CDS encoding RDD family protein codes for the protein MSEPIQSATEDAPENPAHLTQKETRNMVTPYAFHVSKSLFGTPLARPIKRAFALIIDAALIGLLSQASNILLALIAAVTFFRAGNRLKKKKRFNVARISLRFVTAILLFLIAAQSIEFVQEVIETPDENQKIRSELVEDDVLGDVELDKVENLALIGLTAKYLFETKSVAKDIEYGKCIEPLVCWTTVGEKLATDLATMPIDKKVAENLFSGYRDAVSDDLSPQQKSQLEVAMTQTYERMYSKSDTKQSDIKQSEIDQSEVNNIDFENAVKARTEGEALPDNLDTNDESKKAGQSAEQKENAQSFFDTLSEIEGPRAQGSSPPSLLAWVQGIAADLGLGFGWAAFYFSIFTAWWHGQTPGKRLLGIQVIKLDGSSLNLWESFGRYGGYGAGIATGLLGFLQIYWDPNRQAIQDKISETLVIDLRNERVEFVHPHTVPEKSSVKSTSNKSTDNE
- a CDS encoding CBS domain-containing protein, giving the protein MQVDKLMSVEVVSINMDDTLAHVRVLFEHHRFHHLLVVDKGQLVGIISDRDLLKAISPAVGTASETSKDLAYLKKPAHQIMTRDPVCLSPKSGLLEAIKAFNRYSISCLPIVNINNKPIGILSWRDIFKFIEHNQLEKSHRKQ
- the cysK gene encoding cysteine synthase A, producing MQVYDDNSLAIGKTPLVKLNRVTGGNVYAKIESRNPSFSVKCRIGANMIWDAEKRGILTKDKELIEATSGNTGIALAFVAAARGYKITLTMPSSMSLERRKLLKALGANLVLTEAAKGMKGAIAATEELIASAPGKYVPLQQFENPANPEIHEKTTGPEIWNDTDGKVDIFVAGVGTGGTITGVSRYLKNTQGKAITSVAVEPTDSPVITQAKAGEPLTPGPHKIQGIGAGFIPGNLDLDIIDAVEQVTNEESMEMAHRLMKEEGILVGISSGAAVAAAKRWAEKPENADKVIVVLLASAAERYLSSPLFAGEFGDTEEVQ
- a CDS encoding winged helix-turn-helix domain-containing protein, with the protein product MLESISLQQGRKLVLHAQGLPSKSRSGDPVTHSLHSLEALGYVQIDTISAVVRAHHHTLWNRNPRYHCDHLTQLIANKQAFEYWSHAAAYLPMKDYRYSLLRKNALANGTLDHWYPRNPKLMAHVLRRIHAEGPLMAKDFESASTAFKSKPKDWASKPAKQALEYLFMQGDLMIKERVNFHKVYELTERVLPSDVDVHPPSEQDYWRFLITRFLSANGLGQASEIAYLRKHTKTGIKQTINIMLEAGELIELDVAGLRYYALHSQLDALNTPIKRSQLHILSPFDNLLIQRKRMQTLFTFDYLLECYVPAHKRQFGYFSLPILWDTRLVARMDCKVDRKGKVLHIHHLVLEASLRKLDAFHQALNKSLKAFIAFNHCQTYLLHKTTHLS
- a CDS encoding AAA family ATPase, whose translation is MSFNGTSNYIASDELRLAVNAAITLERPLLIKGEPGTGKTMLAEELAASLGTELIQWHIKSTTKAQQGLYEYDAVSRLRDSQLGDDKVHDIKNYIVKGKLWHAFENTNRPVLLIDEIDKADIEFPNDLLQELDKMEFFVYETRETIKAAQRPIVIITSNNEKELPDAFLRRCFFHYIQFPEQDEMRRIVDVHFPDIKKDLLSQALESFFNLRDIPGLKKKPSTSELIDWLKLLVAEDISPEALKDKDSKKSIPPLYGALLKNEQDIHLFEKLVFMARR
- a CDS encoding GFA family protein, whose translation is MSQAINLTGHCLCKAIKIAVSDVKPHMEACHCSSCRAWGGGPLLGIDCGTHVTLTSEDDVSVFDSSEWAQRGFCRHCGSHLFYRLKENQQYIMPVGLFDIPEGVKVEFHCQIFSDEKPNYYDFANQTKMMTGEEVFAAFAPKE
- a CDS encoding DUF3703 domain-containing protein yields the protein MKTNFRKNIRFVVLKELARALDARRKGNYLQEFAHLEHAHVLGQNSTYWHTKVHCLMFAWAKRQADKKECIGQLLRIVGAVSKTAVGALPQGNTGGSNISPFKSLPLQERHARAIARAQAPR
- the rrtA gene encoding rhombosortase; amino-acid sequence: MLRLPYALPHSLGPIIICVIATMLFIAEPSSSTWLAFDRESINQGQWWRALTGNFLHTNFNHLLLNLAAVVLLWSLHGQYYHTAHYLLMLGLFSFGVSAGIYYFEPEMQWYVGLSGILHGVFVWGAYQDIKYGVTSGWILMVGVWAKIANEQIAGPSGSIAELIDANVAIDAHLFGAFCGLLVIICSLIKQQKNG